Proteins from a single region of Pyxidicoccus trucidator:
- a CDS encoding DUF4153 domain-containing protein, with the protein MSTSVSSGSTPLAGMPSAASLASSPGAPPLVASSPEDDGAIASYRRAAPASAWLPRVRAPRAMLAASLGIGVLAEVLLDRPRWGVSFPLVVAALLGTLVLLGGREGWQRARPNAWLAAPLLVSSGFVAVRASSWLLALNLLASGALLLLLTHFWAAGRVQRLGLVGYPLAALTSAFRSLLYPPAIVRDSVDLKLARTHAPRLLPFARGLLIALPVLGVFAVLLASADAAFSVALGRLFDVDGWSLLGSTLGRVVGAGFSACVAAAVLGQSLRRRKGQEMGEVEVKPALPRLGLTEALTLILAVDALFLAFAGFQVAYLFIGGASSPAEGYTYATYARRGFFELLLVSMLTLGLVMALARWTRRESPLAQGVFRVGTSLMVALTLVIVASAVKRMTLYEDAFGYTRLRLFTHVFMYALGAVLTWRAVTLWWRPERFAIGAFVTALGAVLAVNAINPDALIVRLNIARATDPSGPDLGYLSGLSADAVPELVRGLDLKDARNAALLDGYAERQPTDGAWPEWNLADSRARRALHEAGVSGR; encoded by the coding sequence ATGAGCACGTCCGTTTCGTCTGGTTCCACGCCCCTGGCGGGGATGCCCTCCGCGGCGTCCCTGGCGTCATCGCCCGGGGCTCCTCCCCTCGTGGCGTCCTCGCCCGAAGACGACGGGGCCATCGCGTCCTACCGGCGGGCGGCTCCCGCTTCCGCGTGGCTTCCCCGCGTCCGCGCCCCGCGCGCCATGCTGGCCGCCTCCCTGGGCATCGGCGTCCTCGCGGAGGTGCTGCTGGACCGGCCCCGGTGGGGCGTGTCCTTCCCGCTGGTGGTGGCGGCCCTGCTGGGGACGCTCGTGCTGCTGGGCGGCCGTGAGGGGTGGCAGCGGGCGCGGCCCAATGCGTGGCTCGCGGCGCCGCTGCTCGTCAGCTCCGGCTTCGTGGCGGTGCGCGCGAGTTCGTGGCTGCTGGCGCTCAACCTGCTGGCCTCGGGCGCGTTGCTGCTGCTGCTCACGCACTTCTGGGCGGCGGGCCGGGTGCAGCGGCTGGGGCTCGTGGGCTACCCGCTGGCGGCGCTGACCTCGGCGTTCCGGAGCCTGCTGTACCCGCCCGCCATCGTCCGGGACTCGGTGGACCTGAAGCTCGCGCGCACGCACGCGCCGCGCCTGCTGCCCTTCGCGCGCGGGCTGCTCATCGCCCTTCCGGTGCTGGGCGTGTTCGCCGTGCTGCTGGCGTCCGCCGACGCGGCCTTCTCGGTGGCCCTGGGCCGGCTGTTCGACGTGGACGGGTGGAGCCTGCTCGGGAGCACGCTCGGCCGTGTCGTGGGGGCGGGGTTCTCCGCGTGTGTCGCGGCGGCGGTGCTCGGCCAGTCGCTGCGCCGGCGCAAGGGGCAGGAAATGGGCGAGGTGGAGGTGAAGCCGGCCCTGCCGCGGCTGGGACTCACCGAGGCGCTCACGCTCATCCTCGCGGTGGATGCGCTCTTCCTCGCCTTCGCCGGCTTCCAGGTGGCGTACCTGTTCATCGGCGGCGCCTCGTCCCCGGCGGAGGGCTACACCTACGCGACGTACGCGCGGCGGGGTTTCTTCGAGCTGCTGCTCGTGTCCATGCTGACGCTGGGGCTCGTCATGGCGCTGGCGCGGTGGACGCGCCGCGAGTCGCCGCTGGCCCAGGGCGTCTTCCGCGTGGGCACGTCGCTCATGGTGGCGCTCACCCTGGTCATCGTCGCCTCGGCGGTGAAGCGGATGACGCTGTACGAGGACGCCTTCGGCTACACGCGCCTGCGCCTCTTCACGCACGTGTTCATGTACGCGCTGGGCGCGGTGCTGACGTGGCGCGCGGTGACGCTGTGGTGGCGGCCCGAGCGGTTCGCCATCGGCGCCTTCGTCACGGCGCTGGGCGCGGTGCTGGCGGTGAATGCCATCAACCCGGACGCGCTCATCGTCCGCCTCAACATCGCGCGCGCCACCGACCCGAGCGGCCCGGACCTGGGCTACCTCTCCGGCCTCTCGGCGGACGCGGTGCCGGAGCTGGTGCGGGGGCTGGACTTGAAGGACGCGCGGAATGCGGCGCTGCTGGACGGGTATGCGGAGCGGCAGCCCACGGACGGCGCGTGGCCCGAGTGGAACCTCGCGGACTCGCGGGCGCGGCGGGCGCTCCATGAGGCGGGAGTGTCCGGGCGGTAG
- a CDS encoding ribonuclease Z, which translates to MSSRELIVLGSASQVPTRHRNHNAYFLRWDEEGILFDPGEGTQRQMTLAGLSATQVTRVCITHFHGDHALGLPGIIQRLSLDRAKHPVEIHYPASGQAFFERLRHATIFMDAATIIPRPISEDGVLAETKGFKLSAARLEHAVDTFGFRLEEHARVQLIPSRLAEAGISGPLTGELLRRGVVEVGGRTVRVEEVGEPRPGQAFAFVMDTRPCAGAARLAQGVDLLVCESTYLDTERKEAHDHFHMTALQAAELAREARARRLVLTHFSQRYEDTAPFVAEAKPLVDDVVAARDLDRVEVPKRSRPA; encoded by the coding sequence ATGTCCAGCCGCGAGCTCATCGTCCTCGGTTCCGCCAGCCAGGTGCCCACGCGCCACCGGAACCACAACGCGTACTTCCTCCGCTGGGATGAGGAGGGAATCCTGTTCGACCCCGGCGAGGGCACCCAGCGGCAGATGACGCTCGCGGGCCTCTCCGCCACCCAGGTCACCCGCGTGTGCATCACCCACTTCCATGGGGACCATGCGCTCGGGCTGCCCGGCATCATCCAGCGGCTGTCGCTGGACCGCGCGAAGCACCCCGTGGAGATTCACTATCCGGCGTCCGGGCAGGCCTTCTTCGAGCGGCTCCGGCACGCCACCATCTTCATGGACGCGGCGACCATCATTCCCCGGCCCATCTCCGAGGACGGCGTCCTCGCGGAGACGAAGGGCTTCAAGCTGTCGGCCGCGCGGCTGGAGCATGCCGTGGACACCTTCGGCTTCCGGCTCGAGGAGCACGCGCGCGTCCAGCTCATCCCCAGCCGGCTCGCGGAGGCCGGCATCTCCGGGCCGCTGACGGGCGAATTGCTCCGGCGCGGCGTGGTGGAAGTCGGGGGCCGCACGGTGCGCGTCGAGGAGGTGGGCGAGCCCCGCCCGGGACAGGCCTTCGCCTTCGTCATGGACACGCGCCCGTGCGCGGGCGCCGCGCGGCTGGCCCAGGGCGTGGACCTGCTGGTGTGCGAGTCCACGTACCTGGACACCGAGCGGAAGGAGGCGCACGACCACTTCCACATGACGGCCCTCCAGGCAGCCGAGTTGGCCCGGGAGGCGCGGGCCCGCAGGCTGGTCCTCACGCACTTCTCGCAGCGCTACGAGGACACCGCGCCCTTCGTCGCGGAGGCGAAGCCCCTGGTGGACGACGTCGTCGCCGCGAGAGACCTGGACCGGGTGGAGGTCCCCAAGCGCTCGCGGCCGGCGTGA
- a CDS encoding DUF938 domain-containing protein, with product MKRHAPAPERNREPLLAVLREVLPTSGTVLEIAAGTGQHAVFFARAFPGLTWQPTDVEPESLESISAWRAEEALPNLQPPLPLDANAESWPVSSADAILNVNMIHISPWASCQGLMRGAGRVLAPGGCLVMYGPYFVEGRETAPSNLAFDASLRSRNEAWGVRQLEAVTAEAARHGLERERVVDMPSNNLTLVFRKRPGASSPA from the coding sequence ATGAAGCGTCACGCCCCGGCCCCGGAACGCAACCGCGAGCCCCTGCTCGCCGTCCTTCGCGAGGTGCTGCCCACCTCTGGCACGGTGCTGGAAATCGCAGCCGGCACCGGCCAGCACGCCGTCTTCTTCGCCCGCGCCTTCCCCGGCCTCACCTGGCAGCCCACCGACGTGGAGCCCGAGTCGCTGGAGAGCATCTCCGCGTGGCGCGCGGAGGAAGCCCTCCCCAACCTGCAGCCACCGCTCCCGCTCGACGCCAACGCCGAGTCCTGGCCGGTGTCCTCCGCGGACGCCATCCTCAACGTGAACATGATTCACATCTCCCCCTGGGCGTCCTGCCAGGGGCTGATGCGCGGCGCCGGGCGGGTGCTCGCGCCGGGTGGGTGCCTCGTCATGTACGGCCCCTACTTCGTCGAGGGCCGCGAGACGGCCCCCAGCAACCTCGCCTTCGACGCGTCCCTGCGCTCCCGGAACGAGGCCTGGGGCGTGCGGCAACTCGAAGCCGTCACCGCCGAGGCCGCACGCCACGGCCTGGAGCGCGAGCGTGTGGTGGACATGCCCAGCAACAACCTCACGCTCGTCTTCCGCAAGCGTCCGGGCGCAAGCTCCCCGGCCTGA
- a CDS encoding low molecular weight phosphatase family protein produces the protein MSKVIFACTQNAGLSQMAAAFFNVMADPDKAQALTAGTQPGERMHPVVLESMREIGIDLGDAKPRLLTDALARDAQWLITLGCGEAVPQATQLMREDWPLEDPQGKSAQQVERIRDEIAARVSGLLEREGWMRGG, from the coding sequence ATGAGCAAGGTTATCTTTGCCTGTACACAAAACGCCGGTCTCTCGCAGATGGCGGCGGCGTTCTTCAATGTGATGGCGGACCCGGACAAGGCCCAGGCCCTGACCGCGGGGACCCAACCTGGAGAGCGGATGCACCCGGTGGTGCTGGAGTCGATGCGCGAGATTGGCATCGACCTGGGTGACGCGAAGCCCCGCCTGCTGACGGACGCGCTGGCGCGAGACGCGCAATGGCTCATCACCCTGGGGTGCGGTGAGGCGGTCCCCCAGGCGACGCAGCTGATGCGTGAGGACTGGCCGCTCGAGGACCCGCAGGGTAAGTCCGCGCAGCAGGTGGAGCGCATCCGCGACGAGATTGCCGCGCGCGTGTCGGGCCTGCTGGAGCGCGAGGGCTGGATGCGCGGCGGGTAG
- a CDS encoding aminoglycoside phosphotransferase family protein has product MVSPLDIPDVVRRRALAKGAEGQAWLQELPTRVDTIARQWGLTLSGVMQGGTEAVVVSATTQDGEEAVLKVVMPGLEHSVRELRTLLHANGQGYVRVLRHDEAHSAMLLDRLGPHLSELGLEPAVQIGFSCQTLLEAWREIPDAAGFMSGAEKAESLARFIEDEQAKLATPWPGDVVDTALRFAEARHAAFTPRNAVLAHGDCHSQNTLLVPGEGLRRFKFIDPEGLFIERGYDLGILMREWGADLLAGDAFARGVERCRRLSELTGVEPRSIWQWGFIERVSSGILLRQLGMNPEADEFLSVASVWAAHPDPF; this is encoded by the coding sequence ATGGTGTCGCCCCTGGACATCCCGGACGTCGTCCGACGCAGAGCCCTGGCCAAGGGGGCGGAGGGACAGGCGTGGCTTCAGGAACTGCCCACGCGGGTGGACACGATTGCACGGCAGTGGGGGCTGACGCTCTCAGGCGTCATGCAGGGCGGCACCGAAGCTGTTGTTGTGTCCGCGACCACGCAGGATGGCGAAGAGGCCGTCCTGAAGGTCGTGATGCCGGGGCTGGAGCACTCAGTCCGCGAGCTCCGCACGCTGCTGCATGCGAATGGCCAGGGCTACGTCCGGGTCCTCCGGCATGACGAAGCGCACAGCGCCATGTTGCTGGATAGACTGGGGCCGCACCTGAGCGAGCTGGGCCTCGAGCCAGCGGTTCAAATCGGGTTCAGCTGCCAGACGCTGCTGGAGGCCTGGCGGGAGATTCCAGACGCCGCCGGGTTCATGTCCGGCGCGGAGAAGGCAGAGAGCCTCGCCCGCTTCATCGAGGACGAGCAGGCGAAGCTCGCGACGCCGTGGCCAGGTGACGTCGTCGACACCGCGTTGCGTTTCGCGGAGGCGCGGCATGCTGCCTTCACTCCACGCAATGCGGTCCTCGCGCACGGTGACTGCCACTCACAGAATACGTTGCTCGTACCCGGTGAAGGCCTCCGGAGGTTCAAGTTCATCGACCCGGAGGGCCTCTTCATCGAGCGCGGCTATGACCTTGGAATCCTCATGCGCGAGTGGGGCGCGGACCTGCTCGCGGGCGATGCCTTCGCACGTGGCGTCGAGCGCTGCCGGAGACTGTCCGAGCTGACCGGCGTCGAACCCAGGTCCATCTGGCAGTGGGGCTTCATCGAGCGGGTGTCGAGCGGCATCCTGCTCCGGCAGCTCGGGATGAACCCGGAGGCCGATGAGTTTCTCAGCGTGGCGAGCGTCTGGGCAGCTCACCCGGATCCGTTCTAG
- a CDS encoding serine/threonine-protein kinase gives METSRALQDLAPASLPAGTEVGVWRVLERRGRGNYGAVYRVERVGDPGAGPFALKLATHILDLRFEREAELLSRIHHPGVPRLHASGLWLHPAGPFPYLVMEWVEGQSLYDWGRERHPTSRQVLRLLAQMARALEATHAVGAVHRDVKGDNVLVRVSDEQAVLIDFGAGNIRGAPTLTAPPLPPGTPAYRSPEAIRFQWDYRSHPTARYEAQPADDVYALGVTAYQLVTGTYPPPPRVTTVDGNAGTAAPLSPPRLHDPAVCAELDGLILHMLAEHPQERLGGGNTSAVVLALEEAVAEAGPEADLPLSGRATLTSPAVATGAGAKRPGHAPSREHSHDATPEHPRLHAPNTQHRPGQEDLVHTEDAPARTAVSGTAHASANSTGHAAESHGPGRWAWLAVATVGLSLLSAAMGWFLRPTRSEDDLEQAAAAYQEARDGGTVAVGDASVASPVTILAPVPTLNLPPGLMLPMPDRPFPGQRKPPCNRKGELEIRGGCWYELARVKSPCDEDAYDYKGACYLPSFPVQRPHTSAPATNTGP, from the coding sequence ATGGAGACATCTCGGGCATTGCAGGACCTGGCGCCAGCCTCACTCCCAGCGGGCACGGAGGTCGGCGTCTGGCGCGTGCTGGAGCGCCGGGGCCGGGGCAACTACGGCGCCGTGTATCGCGTCGAGCGCGTGGGGGACCCGGGTGCCGGCCCCTTCGCGCTCAAGCTGGCCACGCACATCCTGGACCTGCGCTTCGAGCGCGAGGCGGAGCTCCTCTCCCGCATCCACCACCCCGGAGTGCCCCGCCTTCACGCAAGCGGCCTGTGGCTCCACCCGGCGGGTCCCTTCCCCTACCTCGTCATGGAGTGGGTGGAGGGCCAGTCCCTCTACGACTGGGGCCGGGAGCGGCACCCCACCTCGCGGCAGGTGCTCCGGCTGCTCGCCCAGATGGCCCGGGCACTGGAGGCGACCCACGCGGTGGGCGCCGTCCACCGTGACGTGAAGGGAGACAACGTGCTCGTGCGCGTGAGCGACGAACAGGCCGTCCTCATCGACTTCGGCGCGGGCAACATCCGAGGCGCGCCCACGCTGACGGCGCCACCGCTGCCCCCCGGAACCCCGGCCTACCGCAGTCCGGAGGCCATCCGCTTCCAGTGGGACTACCGCAGCCATCCCACCGCGCGCTACGAGGCACAGCCCGCGGATGACGTGTACGCGCTCGGCGTCACCGCGTACCAGCTCGTCACCGGAACGTACCCGCCCCCTCCGCGAGTCACGACCGTGGACGGGAATGCCGGCACGGCGGCACCGCTGAGTCCTCCGCGCCTGCACGACCCCGCCGTGTGCGCGGAGCTGGACGGGCTCATCCTGCACATGCTCGCGGAGCATCCCCAGGAACGTCTGGGTGGTGGCAACACCTCGGCGGTCGTCCTCGCGCTGGAAGAGGCCGTGGCCGAGGCGGGCCCCGAGGCGGACCTGCCGCTCTCCGGGCGCGCGACACTCACCTCACCTGCCGTCGCCACCGGGGCTGGCGCAAAGCGCCCGGGGCACGCGCCCTCACGGGAGCACTCGCACGACGCGACACCCGAGCACCCGAGGCTTCACGCTCCGAACACCCAGCACCGGCCTGGACAGGAAGACCTGGTGCACACCGAAGATGCGCCCGCGCGCACCGCAGTGAGCGGCACCGCGCACGCCTCCGCGAACAGCACCGGGCACGCCGCCGAATCTCACGGCCCGGGGCGGTGGGCCTGGCTCGCGGTGGCCACTGTCGGCCTGTCCCTCCTGTCGGCGGCGATGGGCTGGTTCCTGCGCCCCACTCGAAGCGAAGACGACCTGGAGCAGGCCGCGGCTGCGTACCAGGAGGCTCGCGACGGCGGCACCGTGGCGGTGGGAGATGCCTCCGTGGCCTCGCCGGTGACCATCCTCGCGCCGGTGCCCACGCTCAACCTGCCCCCCGGCCTGATGCTCCCCATGCCGGACCGCCCCTTCCCGGGCCAGCGCAAGCCGCCCTGCAACCGCAAGGGTGAGCTCGAGATACGCGGCGGCTGTTGGTACGAGCTCGCCCGCGTGAAGTCGCCCTGCGACGAGGACGCCTACGACTACAAGGGGGCCTGCTACCTGCCCTCCTTCCCCGTCCAGCGCCCACACACCTCGGCCCCCGCGACGAACACAGGCCCCTGA
- a CDS encoding glyoxalase — MIQGLDHVQLAMPRGQEPQGRTFYGGLLGLGEVPKPPELAKRGGLWFELADGRGLHLGVEEPFLAAKKAHPAFRVVTLDTLAEALRTAGHPVTWDDSVPGVRRFHSADPFGNRLEFQEAAPRES; from the coding sequence ATGATTCAGGGATTGGACCACGTACAGCTCGCCATGCCTCGGGGACAGGAGCCCCAGGGCCGGACCTTCTACGGTGGACTGCTCGGACTGGGCGAAGTGCCCAAGCCGCCGGAGTTGGCGAAGCGCGGGGGCCTCTGGTTCGAGCTCGCGGATGGGCGCGGACTGCACCTGGGCGTGGAGGAGCCCTTCCTCGCCGCGAAGAAGGCGCACCCGGCCTTCCGCGTGGTGACGCTGGACACATTGGCCGAGGCGCTACGGACCGCCGGCCACCCGGTGACGTGGGACGACTCCGTGCCCGGCGTGCGCCGGTTCCACAGCGCGGACCCGTTCGGAAACCGGCTGGAGTTCCAGGAGGCGGCCCCTCGGGAGAGCTGA
- the infC gene encoding translation initiation factor IF-3 — MSKELHIIREQRSSRGGSRDQRTNRRIRAREVRVVGSDGGQLGVMPLEAALEQARTEGLDLVEISPMASPPVCKIMDYGKFKYEEKKKASEAKRAQVTVLLKEVKLRPKTEDHDYEFKVRNMRRFIEDGNKAKVVIQFRGREITHREQGTAILEDVAKDLKEVAIVEQPPRMEGRLMFMILAPTPKVAQKARELVRQAAVAAKRTPNPAEKAAADKAAAEKAAIDRAAGEKIAAEKAAGKQAAAGAPADEKQAEQPQDAKPADSQSAAP, encoded by the coding sequence ATTTCAAAGGAGCTTCACATCATTCGCGAACAGAGAAGCAGCCGCGGCGGGAGCCGCGATCAGAGGACCAACCGCCGTATCCGCGCTCGCGAGGTCCGCGTCGTCGGGTCCGACGGCGGGCAGCTTGGCGTCATGCCGCTCGAAGCCGCCCTCGAGCAGGCCCGTACCGAGGGGCTCGACCTTGTCGAGATCAGCCCCATGGCCAGTCCTCCGGTCTGCAAGATCATGGACTACGGCAAGTTCAAGTACGAGGAGAAGAAGAAGGCCTCGGAAGCGAAGCGTGCCCAGGTCACGGTCCTGCTCAAGGAAGTGAAGCTCCGTCCGAAGACGGAGGACCACGACTACGAGTTCAAGGTCCGCAACATGCGGCGGTTCATCGAGGACGGGAACAAGGCGAAGGTCGTCATCCAGTTCCGCGGCCGTGAAATCACGCACCGCGAGCAGGGCACGGCCATCCTCGAGGACGTGGCGAAGGACCTGAAGGAAGTGGCCATCGTGGAGCAGCCGCCCCGCATGGAAGGGCGTCTGATGTTCATGATTCTCGCGCCCACGCCGAAGGTCGCCCAGAAGGCTCGCGAGCTGGTCCGCCAGGCCGCCGTGGCCGCCAAGCGCACGCCGAACCCGGCGGAGAAGGCCGCTGCCGACAAGGCCGCTGCCGAAAAGGCCGCTATCGACAGGGCTGCTGGCGAGAAGATCGCCGCCGAGAAGGCCGCTGGCAAGCAGGCCGCCGCCGGTGCCCCCGCGGACGAGAAGCAGGCCGAGCAGCCGCAGGACGCGAAGCCCGCGGACTCGCAGAGCGCCGCTCCGTGA
- a CDS encoding TonB family protein, translating to MPDTGAKVGTFDGALFASVLHARARQAPDRGRSLWLVPLAIGFHAVALLGLASLWHGGSGGPGRPRDDSGDLVLRLMSAPPPPPPAATSATVARKTVARRSRPFPKPTFAQSQPTPVESPTSPVEAPPSSLPDTSELPGTDAAATGPAGVPGGVAGGVVGGLIQGVLGASNPGLLLAPPSPRPSQEQLSTWRQEYFETMFRDRFENVRYPHQAAMAGIEGKLVVRISVGARGQVLGLHVLGYCPHYVLCEAAMKAVRDAAPFPPPPPELGGRVTVELPFNYHLR from the coding sequence ATGCCTGACACAGGCGCGAAGGTCGGCACCTTCGATGGAGCGCTCTTCGCCTCCGTCCTCCATGCGCGTGCCAGGCAGGCCCCGGACCGCGGGCGCTCGCTGTGGCTGGTGCCGCTCGCCATCGGCTTCCATGCCGTGGCCCTGCTGGGCCTCGCGTCCCTCTGGCACGGCGGCTCCGGAGGCCCGGGCCGCCCCAGGGACGACAGCGGAGACCTGGTCCTCCGGCTCATGTCGGCGCCTCCACCGCCGCCGCCCGCGGCCACGTCGGCGACCGTCGCCCGGAAGACGGTGGCCCGCCGCTCGCGTCCCTTCCCGAAGCCCACCTTCGCGCAGTCCCAACCCACCCCTGTCGAGTCCCCGACGTCTCCCGTCGAGGCGCCGCCCTCCTCCCTCCCGGACACCTCCGAGCTGCCCGGCACGGACGCCGCGGCCACGGGCCCGGCGGGGGTGCCCGGCGGCGTGGCGGGTGGCGTGGTGGGAGGCCTCATCCAGGGCGTGCTGGGCGCGAGCAACCCGGGCCTCCTCCTCGCGCCCCCTTCGCCCCGTCCCAGCCAGGAGCAGCTCTCCACGTGGCGCCAGGAGTACTTCGAGACGATGTTCCGGGACCGCTTCGAGAACGTGCGCTACCCGCACCAGGCGGCCATGGCCGGCATCGAGGGCAAGCTGGTGGTGCGCATCTCCGTGGGCGCGAGGGGCCAGGTGCTGGGCCTGCACGTGCTCGGCTACTGCCCGCACTACGTGCTCTGCGAGGCCGCGATGAAGGCCGTGCGCGACGCCGCGCCCTTCCCGCCGCCCCCGCCGGAGCTCGGCGGGCGCGTCACCGTGGAGCTGCCGTTCAACTACCACCTGCGCTGA
- a CDS encoding phytanoyl-CoA dioxygenase family protein yields the protein MTDRAEAFERQGYLVLPRFVTPAACDALKARAEELVAGFQPETVSVFTTHEQTRTSDDYFLSSGDRIHFFFEEGAFRPDGSLRQDKALSINKIGHALHDLDSRFDGFSRTPELASLASELGIRKPLLLQSMYIFKQPHIGGEVNSHQDSTFLYTEPLTCLGFWFALEDATLENGCLWALPGGHRLGLKKRFVRAEGGGTAFRVLDSTPVPEEGMVPLEVEKGTLVVLHGLLPHRSGPNTSPKSRHAYSLHLIDGTATYPEDNWLRRSPASPPRGFS from the coding sequence ATGACGGACCGGGCTGAAGCCTTCGAGCGGCAGGGCTACCTCGTGCTTCCACGGTTCGTCACCCCGGCGGCTTGTGACGCGCTCAAGGCCCGTGCGGAGGAGCTCGTCGCCGGCTTCCAGCCTGAGACTGTCTCCGTCTTCACCACCCACGAGCAGACCCGGACGTCCGACGACTACTTCCTCTCCTCGGGCGACCGCATCCACTTCTTCTTCGAGGAGGGCGCCTTCCGGCCGGACGGCTCGCTGCGCCAGGACAAGGCCCTGTCCATCAACAAGATAGGCCACGCCCTGCATGACCTGGACTCGCGCTTCGACGGGTTCTCCCGCACGCCGGAGCTGGCTTCGCTGGCCTCGGAGCTGGGCATACGCAAGCCCCTGCTCCTCCAGTCCATGTACATCTTCAAGCAGCCCCACATCGGCGGCGAGGTGAACTCCCACCAGGACTCCACCTTCCTCTACACGGAGCCGCTCACCTGCCTGGGCTTCTGGTTCGCCTTGGAGGACGCGACGCTGGAGAACGGCTGTCTCTGGGCGCTGCCCGGTGGCCATCGCCTGGGCCTGAAGAAGCGCTTCGTCCGCGCCGAGGGCGGAGGCACCGCGTTTCGCGTGCTGGACTCCACGCCCGTGCCCGAGGAGGGCATGGTGCCGCTGGAGGTGGAGAAGGGCACCCTCGTGGTGCTCCACGGACTGCTGCCCCACCGCAGCGGCCCCAACACGTCACCGAAGAGCCGCCACGCCTACTCGCTGCACCTCATCGACGGCACCGCCACGTACCCGGAGGACAACTGGCTGCGCCGCTCGCCGGCCAGTCCTCCCCGCGGATTCTCCTGA
- a CDS encoding TerC/Alx family metal homeostasis membrane protein: MHIPTWIWVVFWAVVLALIVVDLLAHRGRHGESHRAAVIWSCVWVAAGLLFNLLVWRVLGGHAAQEYLAAYFIEKSLSLDNVFVFLVIFRSLGIPAKAQHNVLFLGIFGALVFRALFIFLGAAALQRWSWVAYVFGAILLITAWRVFREDPSGQQENKAVRWLAHRLPVTHEVHEKKFIVRLADGRRVATPLLLALLGLELTDIVFAVDSVPAAFAVTQDTFILYSSNAFAILGLRALYLLLSGTVGQLRYLHYGLAGVLAFAGLKMVLEPWLHVTPLLSVAIIVTLIGASVVASVHAKRRDARLGRPPPGRGGEPERRGPGRPTEVEA, translated from the coding sequence ATGCACATTCCCACATGGATATGGGTGGTCTTCTGGGCGGTGGTGCTTGCGCTCATCGTCGTGGACCTGCTCGCCCACCGGGGACGCCACGGGGAGTCCCACCGCGCGGCCGTCATCTGGAGCTGTGTGTGGGTGGCCGCCGGCCTGCTCTTCAACCTCCTCGTCTGGCGTGTCCTCGGAGGGCACGCCGCCCAGGAGTACCTCGCGGCCTACTTCATCGAGAAGAGCCTCAGTCTCGACAACGTCTTCGTCTTCCTCGTCATATTCCGCAGTCTGGGCATTCCCGCGAAGGCCCAGCACAACGTGCTCTTCCTGGGCATCTTCGGCGCGCTCGTCTTCCGCGCCCTCTTCATCTTCCTGGGCGCCGCGGCGCTGCAGCGCTGGAGCTGGGTGGCCTACGTCTTCGGCGCCATCCTCCTCATCACCGCCTGGCGCGTGTTCCGCGAGGACCCTTCCGGGCAGCAGGAGAACAAGGCCGTGCGCTGGCTCGCCCACCGCCTGCCGGTGACACACGAGGTGCACGAGAAGAAGTTCATCGTCCGGCTCGCGGACGGCCGGCGCGTGGCCACGCCGCTGCTGCTGGCGCTGCTGGGCCTGGAGCTGACGGACATCGTCTTCGCGGTGGACTCGGTGCCCGCCGCCTTCGCGGTGACGCAGGACACCTTCATCCTCTACAGCTCCAACGCCTTCGCCATCCTCGGCCTGCGGGCGCTGTACCTGCTGCTGTCCGGCACCGTGGGGCAGCTGCGCTACCTGCACTACGGGCTGGCCGGAGTGCTCGCCTTCGCGGGCCTGAAGATGGTGCTGGAGCCGTGGCTCCACGTCACCCCGCTGCTGTCGGTGGCCATCATCGTCACGCTCATCGGCGCCTCCGTCGTGGCCAGCGTGCACGCGAAGCGGCGGGACGCGCGCCTGGGACGCCCCCCTCCCGGGCGCGGCGGGGAGCCGGAGCGCCGCGGCCCCGGGCGCCCCACCGAGGTGGAGGCCTGA